In Chloroflexota bacterium, one DNA window encodes the following:
- a CDS encoding O-antigen ligase family protein: MLTFDQFYRSVWFRPAFAIVVLAAAAAFGYLSVRYDPYLVLLVASAPLVALGLDWILRRLHWIPPVILIAATLTSWDVSKGLTVALIAATGFTVLWLLRQVLVTRQTEFASSPVILSALAFALVALLSYGWSQIASDPFLVTWGSFPFTQLGQLAIFVFSPFVLIMTASLITHTRHLKYLIYTFLIVTLIGGLAEFLMLPVRLNMRGMVYTWVACLAFGQLLYNRTASHWQRGLSITLLAIWFAVSFLRGITWVSGWLPGMFAMVILTFFKSKRLFLLLLLIAIVLGVGASAWVGDRYIDEYNESGGTRLYRWQTLFEQPFVWNHWLLGMGPAGYARYFMTYIPTNAMSTHSNYIDILLQLGILGMVILLWLLGTLAWIAFKLQRISIRDPFVAAFARSTLAMPIVVLLAMFLGDWFTPFVYNQGLIGFSWTINSWIFLGALTAIPKILARETGNRSEESSVNCRE, encoded by the coding sequence ATGTTGACGTTCGATCAATTTTATAGGTCGGTTTGGTTCCGTCCGGCATTTGCCATTGTCGTATTGGCGGCGGCGGCGGCGTTTGGTTATTTATCGGTGCGTTACGATCCATATCTCGTGTTGCTCGTGGCGAGCGCCCCACTTGTGGCACTGGGACTAGATTGGATCCTGCGCCGATTGCATTGGATACCTCCCGTGATTTTGATTGCCGCTACGCTAACGAGTTGGGATGTCTCTAAAGGGCTGACCGTGGCGCTGATCGCCGCGACGGGGTTTACCGTTTTATGGTTGCTGAGACAAGTGTTAGTCACGCGCCAGACCGAGTTCGCTTCATCGCCTGTTATTTTGTCTGCGCTCGCGTTCGCGCTAGTTGCGTTGCTCTCGTACGGGTGGTCACAAATCGCGTCAGATCCGTTTTTGGTGACCTGGGGATCGTTTCCCTTTACGCAACTAGGTCAGTTGGCGATTTTTGTTTTCTCTCCGTTTGTGCTCATCATGACCGCAAGTTTGATTACTCACACGCGGCATCTGAAATATCTTATCTACACATTTCTGATCGTCACACTGATTGGCGGTCTAGCGGAATTCTTGATGCTTCCCGTTCGCTTGAATATGCGCGGCATGGTGTATACCTGGGTTGCCTGTTTGGCGTTTGGGCAACTGCTGTACAATCGTACTGCATCGCACTGGCAACGCGGATTGTCGATCACGCTGCTCGCGATTTGGTTCGCCGTCAGTTTCCTGCGCGGGATTACCTGGGTGTCGGGGTGGTTGCCCGGTATGTTTGCGATGGTGATATTGACCTTTTTCAAATCCAAGCGGTTATTTCTTCTGTTGTTGCTGATCGCGATTGTGCTGGGAGTGGGCGCCAGTGCGTGGGTGGGGGATCGTTATATCGACGAGTACAACGAATCGGGTGGAACGCGCTTATATCGGTGGCAAACGCTGTTTGAGCAACCCTTTGTCTGGAATCATTGGCTACTGGGGATGGGACCAGCTGGCTACGCGCGCTATTTCATGACCTATATACCTACGAATGCCATGTCGACGCATTCCAATTACATTGATATCCTTTTGCAACTCGGAATACTCGGTATGGTGATACTGTTGTGGCTGTTGGGCACGTTAGCATGGATTGCGTTCAAGCTGCAAAGGATTTCGATTCGCGATCCTTTTGTGGCGGCGTTTGCGCGTAGTACGTTGGCAATGCCAATTGTGGTGTTGCTTGCGATGTTTCTTGGAGACTGGTTCACTCCGTTCGTGTACAATCAGGGCTTGATTGGTTTTTCCTGGACCATCAATAGTTGGATCTTTCTCGGTGCGTTAACCGCGATTCCAAAGATTCTTGCCAGAGAAACGGGTAATCGATCGGAAGAATCATCGGTGAACTGCCGTGAATAG
- a CDS encoding glycosyltransferase, translated as MKILFLTQILPYPLDAGPKMRIYYVLRYLAQRHRVTLVSFVRGEKDEQNAGHLRSFLHAVHTVPIQRAAWRDAYFFAMSVLRGQPFLIARDQVDAMRATIARLSATERFDAVHADQLGMAQYALNFPGAKVLDEHNAVWTIVERMWRNEKSLPQRLVMQREWQVLKKYEARVCQQFDHILTVTAEDCRILQSLDASLPITVMPICIDTDKLPRVTRASNARHIICVGGMFYPPNVDGIVWFAQNVFPLVKPVCPDSDLVVVGARPAPALLRLAEQDARVRVTGYVDDPTELLSESAVFIVPLRAGGGMRVKILDAWSRGVPMVTTTIGCEGIAVRDGENILIADEPRAFADAVIRLIQQPALGQQIADNGRHWVEQRYHWRAVYPLLDQIYPPASATA; from the coding sequence ATGAAGATCCTGTTCCTCACTCAAATTTTGCCGTACCCGCTTGACGCCGGTCCCAAGATGCGAATTTACTATGTTTTGCGTTATCTCGCGCAACGGCATCGAGTGACGCTCGTTTCGTTCGTGCGCGGGGAAAAGGACGAACAGAACGCCGGGCATTTGCGTTCGTTCCTGCACGCGGTTCACACCGTGCCGATTCAACGTGCGGCATGGCGCGACGCTTACTTTTTCGCGATGAGCGTGTTGCGCGGTCAACCGTTTCTGATTGCGCGTGATCAAGTGGACGCGATGCGCGCGACGATTGCTCGTCTCAGCGCAACCGAACGCTTTGATGCCGTTCACGCCGATCAACTGGGGATGGCGCAGTACGCACTCAACTTTCCCGGCGCCAAAGTGTTGGATGAACACAACGCCGTGTGGACGATTGTCGAGCGGATGTGGCGCAACGAAAAATCGTTGCCGCAACGTCTGGTGATGCAACGTGAATGGCAAGTTCTGAAAAAGTACGAAGCGCGCGTGTGCCAGCAGTTCGATCACATTCTGACCGTCACGGCAGAGGACTGTCGCATTCTCCAATCGCTCGACGCCAGTCTGCCGATCACGGTGATGCCGATTTGCATTGACACGGATAAACTCCCGCGTGTGACCCGCGCGTCGAACGCGCGGCACATCATCTGTGTGGGCGGGATGTTTTATCCGCCGAATGTGGACGGCATCGTCTGGTTCGCGCAGAACGTGTTCCCGCTCGTCAAGCCGGTCTGCCCCGATTCGGACTTGGTCGTCGTCGGTGCGCGACCTGCTCCCGCGTTACTGCGTTTGGCGGAACAGGACGCGCGCGTGCGCGTAACTGGTTACGTGGACGATCCGACCGAGTTGTTGAGCGAGAGCGCAGTGTTCATCGTGCCGCTGCGCGCGGGCGGCGGCATGCGCGTGAAAATTCTGGATGCCTGGTCGCGCGGCGTGCCGATGGTCACGACGACGATCGGCTGCGAAGGCATCGCAGTGCGCGACGGTGAAAACATTTTGATCGCGGACGAGCCGCGCGCGTTCGCGGACGCGGTGATTCGCCTGATTCAACAACCGGCGCTCGGTCAACAAATCGCGGACAATGGGCGACACTGGGTCGAACAACGGTATCACTGGCGCGCCGTGTATCCGTTGCTGGATCAGATTTATCCACCGGCGAGCGCGACCGCGTGA
- a CDS encoding glycosyltransferase family 2 protein, which translates to MVDLSIIIVSWNTRALLADCLASVEATAGDLALDVWVVDNASHDGSVAMLRAHFPQVNFVENRANIGFAAANNQAIPLTTSPFVLLLNSDTVVQPGALAEIVAFMRATPRAGIVGANIVNADGSPQRCFGKFPTLLSESIYAWGLDARFPVDRHAALNGRAVATDWVLGAALTARRDALDQAGALDPAYFMYSEEVDLCYRVKRAGWDNYALPTARVVHLGGESTKQVAAPMKAELFRSKVRYFRKHHGALAARALDLIFSASILSRRIVARARGRAEASTLWADAWTHYSGKGAR; encoded by the coding sequence ATGGTAGATTTATCCATCATCATTGTGAGTTGGAACACGCGCGCGTTGTTGGCGGATTGTCTCGCGTCCGTCGAGGCGACCGCGGGCGATCTCGCGCTCGATGTGTGGGTGGTGGACAATGCGTCGCATGACGGTTCGGTCGCGATGCTCCGCGCGCACTTCCCACAGGTCAACTTCGTGGAAAATCGCGCGAACATTGGTTTCGCAGCGGCGAACAATCAAGCGATTCCACTGACGACGAGTCCGTTCGTATTGTTGCTGAATAGCGATACCGTGGTTCAACCGGGCGCGCTAGCCGAGATCGTCGCATTCATGCGCGCAACGCCGCGCGCAGGGATCGTCGGCGCGAACATCGTGAATGCGGATGGCTCGCCGCAACGCTGTTTCGGTAAATTTCCGACCTTACTTTCTGAATCCATTTATGCCTGGGGACTCGACGCGCGTTTCCCGGTGGATCGGCACGCGGCGCTGAACGGTCGCGCCGTGGCGACGGATTGGGTGCTCGGCGCGGCGTTGACCGCGCGCCGCGACGCGCTCGACCAAGCCGGGGCGCTCGACCCAGCTTATTTCATGTACTCGGAAGAAGTGGATTTGTGCTATCGCGTCAAGCGCGCGGGCTGGGACAATTACGCGTTGCCGACCGCGCGCGTCGTTCACCTGGGCGGCGAAAGCACCAAGCAAGTCGCCGCGCCGATGAAGGCGGAGTTGTTTCGCAGCAAGGTGCGCTATTTTCGTAAACATCACGGCGCACTCGCCGCGCGCGCGCTCGATTTGATTTTTAGCGCGAGCATTCTGAGCCGGCGCATCGTTGCCCGCGCGCGCGGGCGCGCCGAGGCGAGCACGTTGTGGGCGGACGCGTGGACGCACTACTCCGGCAAAGGGGCGCGATGA
- a CDS encoding polysaccharide biosynthesis tyrosine autokinase: MELKRYLVVIWKWSWMIVLSVGLAAGLSYLATSRQSSIYQASARLIVGQGVQNPNPSPQDFATSAALALTYIEIAKTTPVIKGTIDTLGLKLSPDTLRERFRASVVPGTQLIELRVDDTDPARAQLLANELAYQLTLQGPAAQQEPKQRDFIRQQTEALQKKIEEEQKLINELRVSLQASPGARDLAAKQQEITTREAQVGQWQQTYTNLAQLLVSRSPNYLSIVEPAQLPARPYAPNLLVNIVLAAVIGLVLSLGATVLVEYLDDTLKHADDVVRWLNLPILGSLARIGNGKNPWWSQLPFMRAPAVTKDENADEFGNAPERIDFSSVTGPLSEKLVTILATRSSDAEAYRVLRTNIQFHGVDKPVRSLMITSAGIGEGKSVTAANLAATLAHAGMRVILIDSDLRRPSQHRLFGFMNTMGLTDSLLTHASPTYHLHATPLDNLRVLTTGALPPNPSELLGSQRMRTLKQQLESEADLLVFDAPPCLPVTDPAVLANLVDGVLMVVDVTHTRRHEAQRAKEILTQVGARILGVVINRVAFPKNDYYYYEYAPSGEKRRKRRTKPASNLAPGLTTGK; the protein is encoded by the coding sequence ATGGAATTAAAACGTTATCTGGTAGTCATTTGGAAATGGTCGTGGATGATCGTGCTGTCTGTGGGCTTGGCGGCGGGTTTGAGTTACCTTGCCACGTCACGCCAGTCGAGTATTTATCAAGCATCGGCGCGGTTGATCGTGGGTCAAGGCGTACAGAATCCGAATCCGAGTCCCCAAGATTTTGCGACTAGCGCCGCGCTCGCGTTGACGTACATCGAAATTGCCAAGACGACGCCGGTGATCAAAGGCACGATAGACACGCTCGGTTTGAAACTTTCGCCCGATACTCTACGTGAGCGCTTCCGCGCGAGTGTCGTGCCCGGCACGCAGTTGATCGAATTGCGGGTGGACGATACCGACCCGGCGCGCGCCCAGTTGTTGGCGAACGAGCTGGCGTACCAACTCACTCTGCAAGGACCCGCGGCGCAACAAGAACCCAAGCAACGCGATTTCATTCGCCAGCAAACCGAAGCCCTGCAAAAGAAAATCGAAGAAGAGCAAAAGCTCATCAACGAATTGCGCGTCTCGTTGCAAGCCAGTCCCGGCGCGCGCGATCTCGCGGCGAAACAACAGGAAATTACGACGCGTGAAGCCCAGGTTGGACAATGGCAACAAACGTACACCAACTTGGCGCAGTTGCTCGTGTCGCGTTCGCCCAACTATCTTTCGATTGTCGAACCCGCGCAATTGCCGGCGCGACCGTACGCGCCGAACTTGCTCGTGAACATCGTGCTTGCCGCCGTCATCGGGTTGGTCCTTTCGCTGGGCGCGACCGTGTTGGTCGAGTACCTCGACGATACGCTCAAACATGCTGACGATGTAGTCCGCTGGCTCAACTTGCCGATTCTCGGCTCGCTCGCGCGGATTGGCAACGGCAAAAACCCCTGGTGGTCGCAATTGCCGTTCATGCGCGCGCCCGCCGTGACCAAGGACGAGAACGCCGACGAATTCGGCAACGCGCCGGAACGGATTGATTTTTCTTCGGTGACCGGACCCTTGAGTGAAAAGTTGGTGACGATCCTCGCCACGCGTTCGTCCGACGCGGAAGCGTACCGCGTGCTGCGGACGAATATTCAATTTCACGGCGTGGACAAGCCGGTTCGCTCATTGATGATTACGAGCGCAGGTATCGGTGAAGGCAAGAGTGTCACCGCGGCGAATCTCGCCGCGACGTTGGCGCACGCCGGGATGCGCGTGATTTTAATTGACAGCGATCTGCGCCGTCCAAGCCAGCACCGTTTGTTTGGCTTTATGAACACGATGGGTCTGACCGACAGTTTGTTGACGCACGCGTCGCCGACCTATCATTTGCACGCGACCCCGCTCGACAATTTGCGCGTGCTGACGACCGGCGCGCTCCCGCCTAATCCGTCCGAGTTGCTCGGCTCGCAACGGATGCGGACGTTGAAGCAACAACTCGAATCCGAAGCCGATCTGTTGGTCTTTGATGCGCCGCCGTGCTTGCCCGTCACCGATCCAGCCGTGCTCGCGAATTTGGTGGACGGCGTCTTGATGGTGGTGGACGTGACGCACACGCGTCGCCACGAAGCGCAACGCGCCAAAGAAATTCTCACCCAAGTTGGCGCGCGTATCCTGGGTGTGGTGATCAATCGAGTTGCGTTTCCTAAAAATGATTACTATTACTACGAGTATGCGCCGTCCGGCGAAAAACGGCGCAAACGCCGCACCAAACCGGCGTCGAACCTCGCGCCCGGTCTGACGACCGGTAAGTAA
- a CDS encoding glycosyltransferase family 2 protein, with amino-acid sequence MNLSIVVPCYNEADNVEKIRDEFFPVVGALAQTRSVEVIFVDDGSRDGTWDALTGAFTNFPLPNVTVRFEKHPVNRGLGAAMRTGFAAARGEVIVTTDSDGTYQFQTIPDLLACLTPGVDMVTASPYHPRGAIVGVPAWRLFFSRGSSLMYRLIADWNVNTYTCLFRAYRREVIERVPFEANGFLAGTELMVNAMMLGYRVAEYPAVLHSRMHGVSKAKITRTILAHLGYQGEVLLRRLHLKRRVAPREAGATR; translated from the coding sequence ATGAATCTTTCGATTGTCGTACCCTGTTATAACGAAGCGGATAACGTCGAAAAAATCCGCGACGAATTTTTTCCGGTCGTCGGCGCACTTGCCCAAACGCGTTCCGTCGAAGTGATCTTTGTGGACGACGGAAGCCGGGATGGAACCTGGGACGCGCTGACCGGCGCGTTCACGAATTTTCCCTTGCCGAATGTGACCGTGCGTTTTGAAAAACATCCGGTCAATCGCGGTTTGGGCGCGGCGATGCGAACCGGCTTTGCCGCCGCGCGCGGCGAGGTGATCGTCACGACCGACAGCGACGGGACGTACCAGTTCCAAACGATCCCCGATCTGCTCGCGTGCTTGACGCCGGGTGTGGACATGGTGACCGCGTCGCCGTACCATCCGCGCGGCGCAATCGTCGGCGTGCCGGCGTGGCGGCTCTTTTTCAGCCGCGGCTCTTCGCTGATGTATCGCCTCATCGCGGACTGGAACGTGAACACGTACACCTGTTTGTTCCGCGCGTATCGCCGCGAGGTGATCGAGCGCGTGCCGTTCGAGGCGAACGGATTTCTTGCCGGCACGGAACTGATGGTGAATGCGATGATGCTGGGCTATCGCGTCGCGGAATATCCCGCCGTGTTGCATTCGCGCATGCACGGCGTTTCGAAAGCGAAAATCACGCGCACGATTCTCGCGCACCTGGGTTATCAAGGGGAGGTGCTGTTGCGCCGATTGCATCTCAAACGGCGCGTCGCCCCGCGCGAGGCAGGCGCGACGCGATGA
- a CDS encoding PD40 domain-containing protein: MSQPETIRRICPYLGLIGDPASHYREPDNAHACYSPKSPGAVEFDYQKRVCFSAEYGSCARFTVITASSSAPLSPVPAPTRDRRQQWLLLGLLILVPLIALIIVVLALQPRATPPELSLATILPTRTATARVTETAAPTDTPVATRRVAPTLAPLVIPTPPSNGTLLTLSADSNRTGWTATNEPAPRWGDRNLLVGALQNQTYLAIAQFDVGTLPPGSQVLYAVLELTGRDGTRLGATGDWQVELVDSVLAESWLQAPFNQIANAPALSPVGQPLNAAQLNVGQPNRVEFNLAQRQLLEKQLDNGTLTFRVRGPASGDNIFTWVAGSGTPTLYLVAIPGAVTIVTATPTPGNVLTAAAVAVRETEAAIRAGTPTRSRAVVTATPEVGVAFVTPTGTPVNAATALYLSQYATAVALTTGTFTPIPPNVRLITATPTPLVLPALRLSPVPTSTPTLAPPNFAFVTIPNELRGKIIAMSNRFPITPAAQITPTPDTQALGPALDRTTFNANAPIVFDPATGNVLGLLTSEEYYQAAIWRDGYSPDRRFLAYVAGDDEDVPQIWLYDFLYSWKFRISRIRRMPANRLVGRLAAHSPTWSPDGNFIAYVSNEFGNDDIFIYDIENKITKQITFSEWWWYKHPSWSPDGKKIVYWSNRTGIPQIWVMDVNGENQTNLSNSPYNEINPVWVK; this comes from the coding sequence ATGTCCCAACCAGAGACTATTCGAAGGATTTGTCCGTACTTAGGTCTAATTGGTGATCCGGCATCTCACTATCGCGAACCGGACAATGCCCACGCGTGCTACTCGCCGAAATCGCCGGGCGCAGTAGAATTCGATTATCAAAAACGCGTTTGTTTTTCCGCCGAGTACGGTTCGTGCGCGCGTTTCACCGTGATCACCGCATCGTCCAGTGCGCCGTTGTCGCCTGTCCCAGCCCCCACGCGCGACCGGCGTCAACAATGGCTTTTGCTCGGTTTGTTGATTCTCGTTCCGCTAATCGCGCTCATCATCGTTGTCCTCGCGCTTCAACCGCGCGCCACTCCCCCCGAACTGTCCCTCGCGACGATTTTGCCGACGCGCACCGCGACTGCGCGCGTGACGGAAACTGCCGCGCCGACCGATACGCCGGTCGCGACGCGTCGCGTGGCGCCGACGCTCGCGCCCTTGGTCATTCCGACGCCGCCCTCGAACGGCACCTTGCTCACGCTGTCCGCGGACTCGAATCGCACGGGGTGGACGGCGACGAATGAACCCGCGCCGCGTTGGGGCGACCGGAATTTGCTGGTTGGCGCGTTGCAAAATCAAACGTATCTGGCGATCGCGCAATTTGACGTGGGCACGTTGCCGCCTGGCTCCCAGGTCTTGTATGCCGTCCTCGAATTGACCGGTCGTGATGGTACGCGGCTTGGCGCAACCGGCGATTGGCAAGTCGAGTTGGTGGACAGCGTGTTGGCAGAAAGTTGGCTCCAAGCGCCGTTCAATCAAATCGCGAACGCGCCCGCGCTTAGTCCGGTCGGGCAACCCTTGAACGCGGCGCAGTTGAACGTTGGGCAACCGAATCGCGTCGAGTTCAATCTCGCGCAACGTCAACTGCTTGAAAAACAATTAGACAATGGCACGCTCACTTTTCGTGTGCGCGGTCCGGCGAGCGGCGACAATATCTTTACCTGGGTCGCCGGCTCGGGCACGCCGACGTTGTATCTCGTCGCGATCCCCGGCGCGGTGACGATTGTGACGGCGACGCCGACGCCCGGTAATGTGCTGACCGCCGCGGCAGTTGCGGTGCGCGAGACCGAAGCCGCCATACGCGCGGGGACGCCGACGCGTTCGCGCGCGGTGGTGACCGCGACGCCTGAAGTGGGTGTCGCGTTCGTCACGCCGACGGGCACCCCGGTGAATGCCGCGACGGCGCTGTACCTCAGCCAATACGCGACCGCCGTCGCGTTGACGACGGGCACCTTCACGCCGATCCCGCCCAACGTGCGTCTCATCACCGCGACGCCCACGCCGTTGGTTCTCCCGGCGCTGCGGCTCTCCCCCGTGCCGACGAGCACACCGACGCTCGCCCCGCCGAACTTTGCTTTCGTAACCATCCCCAACGAGTTGCGCGGCAAAATCATCGCGATGTCGAATCGTTTTCCGATTACGCCCGCGGCGCAAATCACGCCGACCCCGGATACCCAGGCGTTGGGTCCCGCGCTCGATCGCACGACCTTCAACGCGAACGCGCCCATCGTGTTCGACCCGGCGACGGGCAACGTGTTGGGTCTGTTGACGAGCGAAGAGTACTATCAAGCCGCGATTTGGCGCGATGGATATTCGCCGGATCGCCGGTTCTTGGCGTATGTGGCGGGCGACGATGAGGATGTTCCACAGATTTGGCTCTACGACTTTTTGTACAGTTGGAAATTCCGAATCTCACGGATCCGGCGCATGCCCGCCAATCGGCTGGTCGGTCGCCTCGCCGCGCATTCGCCCACCTGGTCGCCCGACGGCAATTTCATCGCGTACGTGTCGAACGAGTTTGGCAACGACGATATTTTCATCTACGATATCGAAAACAAGATTACCAAGCAGATCACGTTTAGCGAATGGTGGTGGTACAAACATCCCTCGTGGTCGCCCGATGGCAAGAAAATCGTCTACTGGTCGAATCGCACAGGCATCCCACAAATCTGGGTGATGGATGTGAATGGCGAGAATCAAACGAACCTGAGCAACAGTCCCTACAACGAAATCAACCCAGTCTGGGTCAAGTAA
- a CDS encoding glycosyltransferase — translation MNILFIVPYTPTLVRTRPYNLTRALAQRGNTVTLATLWENETERAALRGFSAEGIRVIAEPLTRLQTALNLPGAWLRGQPLQSLYCWQPALAQRLVAEMPQARWDVAHIEHLRGAEYGIYLRRFARATELPMVWDSVDCISFLFEQAQRVSRNPFGRLVTRLELPRTRQHEARLLRQFERVLVTSPLDRAAFQDLERRFALPPSAHPIHVLPNGVDLDYFQPIDMARDPYTIILTGKMSYHANVTAALHLVNEVMPRVWQTLPDARVEIVGQNPTAQVLALARAHPPRVQVIGTVADLRPHLARATLAVAPILYGAGIQNKVLEAMAMATPVVATSKAVAALSIQRDTDALVGDDPATLAQHIVDLCNDAPRRRRIGAQGRAYVETHHDWKRISETLECVYHQITGIH, via the coding sequence GTGAACATTCTCTTCATCGTTCCCTACACGCCGACACTCGTGCGGACGCGACCTTACAACTTGACGCGCGCGCTGGCGCAACGCGGCAACACGGTCACGCTCGCGACGTTGTGGGAGAATGAAACGGAACGCGCGGCGTTGCGCGGTTTCAGTGCGGAAGGCATTCGCGTGATCGCCGAGCCGCTCACACGTTTACAGACGGCGCTCAATCTTCCCGGCGCGTGGCTACGCGGACAACCGTTGCAATCGTTGTACTGCTGGCAACCCGCGCTCGCACAACGACTCGTCGCCGAGATGCCGCAGGCGCGTTGGGATGTGGCGCACATCGAGCATTTGCGCGGCGCAGAGTACGGCATCTACTTGAGGCGCTTTGCGCGCGCGACCGAATTGCCGATGGTCTGGGACAGCGTGGATTGCATCAGTTTTCTGTTCGAGCAAGCGCAACGCGTCAGTCGCAATCCGTTCGGGCGTTTGGTGACGCGGCTCGAACTGCCGCGCACGCGCCAACATGAAGCAAGGTTGCTTCGTCAGTTCGAACGTGTGCTCGTCACATCGCCGTTAGATCGCGCGGCGTTTCAAGACCTGGAACGCCGATTCGCCTTACCGCCCAGCGCACATCCGATTCACGTGTTGCCGAACGGCGTAGACTTGGATTACTTTCAACCGATTGACATGGCGCGCGATCCGTACACGATCATTCTAACCGGCAAAATGAGTTATCACGCGAACGTCACGGCGGCGTTGCATTTGGTCAACGAAGTGATGCCGCGTGTGTGGCAAACACTGCCCGACGCGCGCGTCGAAATCGTCGGACAAAATCCGACGGCGCAAGTGCTGGCGCTGGCGCGCGCACATCCGCCGCGTGTGCAAGTGATCGGCACGGTTGCCGATCTGCGTCCGCACCTGGCGCGCGCAACGCTCGCGGTCGCGCCGATCTTGTACGGCGCGGGGATTCAGAACAAGGTGCTCGAGGCGATGGCGATGGCGACGCCGGTGGTCGCCACCTCGAAAGCGGTCGCGGCATTGTCCATCCAACGCGATACGGACGCGTTGGTCGGTGATGACCCGGCGACCCTGGCGCAACACATTGTTGATCTGTGCAACGACGCACCGCGCCGCCGGCGGATTGGCGCGCAAGGTCGCGCGTACGTGGAAACGCATCACGACTGGAAACGCATTTCCGAAACATTGGAATGCGTTTACCACCAGATCACCGGAATCCATTGA
- a CDS encoding sugar transferase, translating to MISTTLTREPARRRAYSRNAQYRIFLTALFITDVAAVSAAFALAFILRFQTFWIWFAEDADLGRESHIAIAGILLPAWLMVFVLSDLYNPHYLFSSTQEYKKAFNACSVAFTVVVVVTFLIPYVRVSRGWIVAAWLAAVVLVLLGRFLMRRLSYVLRARHWLTARTLIVGTDSEARAVAQQLLSWPGCGADVIGFVDNFSVPGTKIEGDVPVVGALDHLPALVEKMEIDELIVSPSALAREDVLWIFQTFGTSGEVELRFSPGLFEIFTSGVSVKEIGAVPLVSMRKVRLDAIESAVKAVSDYGIAILALILNIPLLVTVALLIKFTSPGPIFHKRRVLGRGGKEFYALKFRTMYMNGDEILARHPDLQRELAQNQKLKDDPRITRIGKFLRRYSIDESPQLFNVLMGQMSVVGPRMIAPTEMEKYGKWRTNLLTVKPGITGLWQISGRSDLSYAERVRLDMYYIRNYTAWADIRIIWRTLSVVLSGKGAY from the coding sequence ATGATTTCGACAACGCTTACCCGCGAACCGGCGCGCCGGCGCGCCTATAGTCGTAACGCGCAATACCGGATTTTCCTTACGGCGCTTTTCATAACGGATGTGGCGGCGGTCAGCGCGGCATTCGCGCTGGCGTTCATTCTCCGCTTTCAGACCTTCTGGATCTGGTTCGCCGAAGACGCCGACCTGGGTCGCGAATCGCACATCGCGATTGCCGGCATCTTGTTGCCGGCGTGGCTGATGGTGTTTGTGCTCTCGGATCTGTACAATCCGCACTATCTTTTCAGCAGCACCCAGGAATACAAAAAGGCGTTTAATGCCTGCTCGGTGGCGTTTACAGTCGTCGTCGTCGTGACGTTTCTCATTCCGTACGTCCGCGTGTCGCGCGGGTGGATCGTGGCGGCTTGGCTTGCCGCCGTTGTGTTGGTGTTGCTCGGGCGTTTTCTGATGCGGCGCTTGTCGTATGTCTTGCGCGCGCGCCACTGGCTGACCGCGCGTACGTTGATCGTCGGCACGGATTCCGAGGCGCGCGCGGTCGCGCAACAATTGTTAAGCTGGCCCGGGTGCGGGGCGGACGTGATCGGGTTCGTGGATAACTTTTCCGTGCCAGGCACCAAGATCGAAGGCGACGTGCCGGTCGTCGGCGCGTTGGATCATTTGCCGGCGCTTGTCGAGAAGATGGAAATTGACGAACTGATCGTATCGCCCTCCGCCTTGGCGCGCGAAGATGTGCTGTGGATTTTTCAAACGTTTGGCACGTCGGGCGAAGTCGAGTTGCGTTTCTCGCCGGGCTTGTTCGAGATTTTTACCTCGGGCGTGAGCGTGAAAGAGATCGGCGCAGTGCCGTTGGTGAGTATGCGCAAGGTGCGCTTGGACGCGATCGAAAGCGCGGTGAAAGCGGTCAGCGATTACGGCATCGCGATCCTTGCGCTCATCTTGAATATCCCGTTGTTGGTGACGGTCGCTCTCTTGATCAAGTTCACATCGCCGGGTCCGATCTTTCACAAGCGACGTGTGTTGGGGCGCGGTGGCAAGGAATTCTACGCGCTCAAGTTCCGTACGATGTACATGAACGGCGACGAAATCTTGGCGCGTCATCCCGATCTCCAACGCGAGCTTGCGCAAAATCAGAAATTAAAAGACGATCCACGCATCACGCGTATCGGCAAATTCTTGCGTCGGTATAGCATTGACGAATCGCCGCAGTTGTTCAATGTTCTGATGGGGCAGATGAGCGTTGTGGGTCCGCGTATGATCGCGCCGACGGAAATGGAAAAGTACGGCAAGTGGCGAACGAATTTGCTCACCGTCAAACCAGGTATTACTGGCTTGTGGCAAATTAGTGGACGCAGCGATTTGTCCTATGCCGAACGCGTGCGTCTTGATATGTACTACATTCGGAACTATACGGCGTGGGCGGACATTCGCATCATTTGGCGCACCCTCTCGGTCGTGTTGAGCGGTAAAGGGGCGTACTAG